CATGTTGCACGATACTGCTCCGTTGAAGGCCCCAGATGTTCCCTTGTGACCACCATTTTCAACAAGAATTCCACCATTAGTGACAGGAACAGTCGTCTTTGATGCTCGAACAGTTCGGCCACTGGACATCGTAGACTGAATACTATGAGGAAAAACTGATGCACCCCGAATGCCTCCAAAGCTCTTCTGGCGGATGTCCTACACACACATATTGAAGACATAGGAGTGTGATCTACTATTCATTAAGCATGTATGACCTTATAGCTTTGTCTAATCTTAGTTCAATTTAGGAGGCAAGCACTCCTGTAAGAAGTTAAAtgcttgatgaaaatattattccaTGCACAAAATGGAACATACCATATGCTTAATAGCCAGTGATGACTTTGAAATTGTTCTTCCAAATCCAGTGCTCTCTGTAGCAGAAGCCAGTTTAGTAGTCCTGCGAGGTCCAGCTTCAGATCCCATAGGCTTTTGGTCCTCAGGTGAATTGGAGTGAAGTGTGTTGCTGTGTAGAGGAGCTTTTGGTGTATTTTCTGGGAACTTACTCCGAGATTCAAATGGTACAGAAATTTTTCGTTTTGAACTGGAAGGAACCACTGCTTCAGAATTTGAATTTGCCCGGACAGCAAGTGCCATTCCTGGTCGTGCCCTGCTGGCAGATAGAGAACGTTCAGGCAAATTTGTCCTAAGATTTGGTGGCACATCAATAGGAAAATCTGGAAGATCAATTGGCTGCACTGGAGCCCGAGGTCGGGGGGAGCTGGGACGAGAAGAAGATGCTGAAGAAACTGGAGCCCGAGACCATGGATTTGGGGAGACGGGACGAGAAGAAAATGCTGCTGAACCTTTTGGAACTTGAGGCTGTCGATTTGGGGAGCTGGGACAGGAAGAAGATGCCGAATGTGGAATTCGACCATTACTAGCTGAAAGCCGCCCAACAGATGGAGAGCGCCGTACTGTCGAGGCCGATGTTGTTGCCCGAGAAATTGGCAGGCAAGTGGCCGTTGATGGTCGGGAAATTGAATGGGCTGCCACCAAACTAGAGTTTGAGTTTGCACTAGTAGAGAATTGAGATCTAGAAGTTGGAGTTGCAGGCCTAGAATTATGTGATGGTTCAGGTTTAATACATGGAGGGCCAGAGGTTGATCGAGTTTTGACAAGAGTGAATGAACGTGTTTGCAATGGATAAGAGACTGGTATCAATGTCTTTGCAGTAGAAGGGGTTACTGGCCGTTTGATTGGGGTTGATGGTATTGAGGTGACTGAGATAGAGTTTGTGTTAAGGACCAAGGTTTTGTTATGATCAGATATATAGCAAGATGAGAGAGAAGCATGAGTGACCGAACTACTTCTGGCAGGTCTTGCAGAATGGCCATTCTCTGTTTGAGATGCAGAAAGCTGCACAGTAGACAGTAGAAGAGCAAGATATTCAATAAATTCTCCTTGAGCAAGAATTTTCAATATACAAACAAACAGGGTTAAAGGAGTTTGGCACTTTCAAGTGGTTCACAAAATTGCAGAAAAGAATTAACATGTCGATTTCATCTccttatgttttttctatctcaGATTTATGTTCAACTATGAGTTCTTTTATTTTTCAAGAAATGCCAATATGAATGAAAAAGGAAACTTTTGTCAAAGTGATTTTGtgacatgaaaaattttatcGTTCAACAacaaaattacaagttaaatacTTGTTGCCATATAAAGCATCTCAATCGAATAAATAGGGGAAAAAGTGActtcaaaagaaagaaaatacttCAAAATAATTACCATAAAGCATAACCTCAATAAAAATTAGTGGACTTGTGTTAGTCGGAAAATAATGGCAACATACTACTCCAAACTTCTACCAAAACAATGGCAACATAGTGCTCCAAACTTTTACCATCCTTCTGGGTAAGTGCATGTAAATACCTCCTGTATAGGCCTACTTACAAGACAATAACTCACTCATGGTTTTGAAAATCACTAAATCTCAAAGATTATCCTTCAGTAAAATTATGCATATCCAGTCCAACAAGTTGGAAAGAAAAAAGGAATGAATGATTGTCTGATATAACTTAGAAGCTGGTCCAAACATGCAGGTAGGCATGATGTTCATCAATTCATGAAGAATATGAGCAATCAGATGGAGGTTAGCgttaggatcgtaaaggcactaagaggggagggtgaattagtgctttcgaaacaAAGTTccgatttgaaaattttgatcgaTAAAACCCGTAATGGAAATGTGTTTAACTAAAAATATGAGTAAGGGTAGTAAGTAAGCAAATCAGTAAGTAATGACAAGGGGAAGCAAGAAAATGATGCAAattgatttataatggttcgatcgtcccgacctatgtccactctcgattcctcttccctcgaggccacaggctttcactactgatcttcttttcaacgggcgaagatcaactacccttgttacaaccctccttttcacaggcttaggagagaacctttacacctctcttctcattTTAACAAGCttaggaaagaacctttacacctctcttttacacaAGGCCTCAGACCTCTTTAGTATAATCTCTAcactcaaggaggaagagactcaaacacttttcaagagagtttataGCACTTTTATGCTCAAGAATTTCTGCTCCAtcaagcaagaatgagtgggatatttatagacctcaaatggcttcaaaaatagagcaaaaaattcaaatccccgagttTTTGAGGTACTAGTAGTGCTACCGTCGACGTCAGGCGATCCTACCGCCGAACAGAGCACGAGAAtctaggctctagcggtaccaccaccggcctaggcgatactaccatcgacactagcggtactaccgccaggaTTCTCGGAAAAGCACAAATAGTGCTTTTCGGCTGGTACCGCCTGagcctggcggtgccactacccaaCCCAAGCCCAAGTCACTTAATTGGCCTTCCAACATGCCCAATTCGATCCTGGTTCAagcccaatgggctcctaatcaagttggcatggttacgccccaaaaccaactcaagtagactctaaactacttcgatcaagacttaacaactctaattacaatcatgaagtcttcaacatgttgtccggcatgtcatctgttcatctggcacttcgtccgaacctctgatgcatcgtcctttccttcaaCATATTGCCAATCCATCAGCATGTTAACCTCCCACAAcattcgatcttcttggcgcaatactTGATTCTTCCGacccgatacccgaactcatggcacgaagtctatCCTCCGACACATATACCAAtcttccggctcgatgtccaatctctgacatgatgctctccaacccaacgtttgattctcctacttcaacaaTTTGTCTTTCGATGGTTcaagtccatgatcgaagtttctcctacattacttatctcaaactcttattagtccataaactcatcaatcaattttatcatcaaaatccgagttcaacaatctctcccttttttatgatgacaactaattgatgacagagttttaattaaactccccctatttatatgtcattttgaaatgAACTCGAATTCAAAAAATGATAACATTTCAATGCtactctttgaattcaagtcgaaaGAATTTTAATCAGAAATCATAGTAAGTTTCAATAAtaatcattgcaaagatcatatgCAAAACATCAAAGTTAAAATGTCAAAATAATCATTGCACACTTCGTATACATAGTTAAAATGTCAAAgtaatcattgcatatatcatatgcataattccaaatcatcgtaagttaaaacatcataattttttatgCCATCAAAGAGTACAatcaacttctccccatttgtcatcaacaaaatggagaaatgTGCAAATTActacttctctttgaaatgtacaagctactacttctctctccccctttgttatcataaaaaagaagagaatgatACCATGGTATCATAGTGCTACTTCTCTCCCTTTACATAAATGTTCCAATCATAACATGAAAGATAAGTTCAAGTTATGAGAGGTCAATTGATGATGGGTATTAACAAAACTCCTTTTTTATATCATCTTAAAAATGTGAttatcttgaattcaaaatagaACTTTTTCAATAGTACTCTTAAATTCAAGTTGAGATAAATTCGAATTGATATATCATTACAAGCCCAAATATTTAatcatgcttcaaaaaataactaGTAAAATTTAGGCATGAGTCTTTACTAATGAAAAGTTATAAACGCATTATAAGTCTCCTTGTTCAACATAATCGCTATTTCTCCTGTTTTATCATCAATACAAATATGAgcgagcttcttcttcttctcatttgtTATCAACAAATTTGAGTTtataagtcataaatacaaaagaatcgtacataataaatctcaagtcgtaatcatcaagatttatataaaataataggagaacaaatatcatgattcatttggataaatctcctatAGTAAAAAGAATCAtacgagaacaaataataaaatatcttgattcatataaaataaacctcaagttataaatatcaagtgaaagatcatgattcatttggataaatctccttcTTAGTCATtaacgaaaagaaagaatcataggagattgaatataaaataaatcttaagtcatgaatctCAAGAAGTTAAGTGAAAGATCATAATTCATCTAGAtacatattctctttagtaaataacaaaaagaatcataggagaacatataataaaatatcttgattcatataaaataaatctcaagctATAATATCatgattcgtttggataaatattctctttagtaaaaagaaataatcatacaagaacaaatagtaaaagttctcgattcatgcatttgaataaatatttttcaatgaagagcgagtttgaatacctttttgatatatctccaataattaactccttaggatgtgcatctacatgcttccattccttgggtaaggtttCTTTGAAAATGAATGTGTCTAAGTTGCTTTGGAGATaagaatttaaattcaaatttaaattatcaaattcaaaatcatcatcaaaatcatttttcttacctTTGAGAAATTTATTGAAAACAACGTAGATATAttcctataaaattaaaaaaaactaaaGTTCTTTAGTTCCAATTTGTGAgattaatttcatatttgcatGGCATAATCTCCTAGGCTAGAGTCATGCATcgtcgtttaaaaccgaaaaacaagtttcgtcatgaaaatcatcaagatcaatagtataaacaTTATCGCTccttaaagcaatcatagatttattttcaTGTGGTATCTCtatgatgcaagtattagattcaaatttagttttatatcccttatcacacaattgactaatgcttaataagtttatgttttaagccatctactaacaaaatatcttcaacaaaaaaaattgatttgttACCAATATTTCCTTTGCTGATAATTTTCCCTTTATTAttatcttcgaaggtgacatcctCCATCTCGACTACTGAGTTTTGAGAAATGTGttgaatctccggtcatgtgccttgggcatccactattaagataccatctcttgctcctagctcttGTTTGGAGACATACTTACAAGAAAGAGAGGtttgctttaggtacccatttaactttagatccttcatggttagatctacatttcttagcttttggcattaaatcatttatggttcctttaggaacccatactaATTTATaagagctatattttttaaatgaacatgtataagcataatgaccatatcttctacaaaaattatatttaactttagggGGAACATATAATATGGGTCCTTTTATAAACGTAGTTGACTTTTGTTAAGTGTCGTTGCTCACAAAatcgattccttcctttctatatacATAATCTctattagcaagaatcatatttaatgatttatttccaattttaaatttttttaatgtttgttgtAATAACATAGTTTCCTTTTTGAGTGAGCCTATTTCTTTACATCTAGTGCAAGATGTTAGCATGCAATTGtcatatttatttttcaatccatCAAATTCATTAAAGAGAGATAcatgatcattttttaataatttatatttcttatcgaTTGTTttaagtttattatataaataatgaaatgtatcaaataattcattataaggtaaagaaaTTTCAGTTGAGTCACATACATCATCGCTGAAAGTCATCAATGCGTAGTTTGCTACTtcgtctttattggtttgctcttcGTTTTTTGATACACTTGATTTATCCCAAGTTGCCTTgagtgatttcttcttcttttgtgctgGTAACTTCTTCAATTGTAGATACTCATTGAAGTGCcctagctttttgcattcataacaaattatTGTATCCTTTTTAAgcttattttgtttcttagattccTGTCTTACAGAATTTGTTTTGTtctttttcatgaactttttaaattttcttgtgagaagGTCATCATCAttaagctttcactcgagtgatcttctttggttctaagtgtaatatccttcttgttctttggaaggttttcCTCTTGTTCGTCatgtgccttgcaagtcatttcataggtcattaatgatcctatgagttcttcaagaggaaagttgttaaagtcctttgtttcttgaattgcagttacctttggatcctaattttttagaatagatcttaaaattttattaactaattcaagattagtataacgTTTACCAgttttcaaaccattgacaacatcagtAAAGCGGGTAtatatgtcaccaatggtttcgcttaacTTCATTCTAAATAATCAATAACTAtataccaaaagattaatcttagattcttttactttatttgtaccttcatgagtaacttcaagtgtgtgccaaatatcattccattcatttatcagtttagaagatttttgaaaaccacattcaacgacattccataaatcaaaatctacagaaatcaagaaaatctgcATTtgcgtcttccaataagtatagtccgtcctaataaacataggaggacgagtgatagagtgatcctcttgattgcaaaaaaaaatcatttaatctctcttgggtgttaaaccaactgagagaactatgctctgataccaattgttaggatcgtaaaggcactaagagagggggatgaattaatgctttcgaaataaagttccgatttgaaaattttgatcgaTAAAACCCGTATCGAAAATGTGTTGAACTAAAAATATGAGTAAGGGTAGTAAGTAAATCAGTAAGTAATGATAAGGGAAGATAAGAAAaggatgcaaaccgatttatagtggttcggttgtcctaacctacgtccactcccgattcttcttctctcgaggccaccggcttttaCTACGGATATttttttcaacgggcgaagatcaactacccttgttacaacccTTCTCGTTTTCACAGGCttaggaaagaacctttacacctcttttACACAAGACCTCACACCTCCTTAGTATAACCTCTACActtaaggaggaagagacttaaacacttttcaagagattttacaacacttttatgctctagaaTTTTTGCTCCATCAAGTAAgcatgagtgagatatttatagaccctaaatgacttcaaaaatggagccaaaaattcaaatccccgagttttcggggtactagcgatactaccGTCGGCaccgggcggtactaccgccgaaCAGAGCCCAGGAATCtgggctctggcagtaccaccgtcggcctgggcaataccatcgccgacactagcggtactaccaccgggATTCTCGGAAAAGCACAAACAGTGCTTTCCGGCTCTcatgcggtaccaccgcttgagcctagcagtgccaccgcccaacccaaACCTAGGTCACTGAATTGACCTTCCAACAGGCCCAATTCGACTCTAgttcaggcccaatgggctcctaatcaagttgATATGGTTACGCcgtaaaaccaactcaattagactctaaataacttcgatcaagacttaacaactctaattacaatTATAAAGCTTTCAGcacattgttcggcatgtcatttatTTATCCGACATTTCGTTTAAACCTTTGACACATCGTCCTTTCTTTCGACGTATTGCTCGATCTATTAACATGTTAACCttccacaacatccgatcttcttggcacaatacctgatccttccggcccgatgcccaaactcacggCACGAAGTCCATCCTCcggcacgtcgaccaatcctctggctcgacatccaatctctgacatgatgctctctggcccaacgtctgattctcctGCTTCAACGATTTGCCTTTCGATGGTTcaagtccatgatcgaagtttctcctgcgtcacttatctcaaacgcttattagtccataaactcatcaattgatttcatcatcaaaattcgagattcaatagttagTAACATGACATGAATGCTTTGAATGTTTCACAAGTGATGGAAATTTCTCGTTTTAGTCATGTATATTAAGGCTCATCAATCATCTGATTAGATTCAATGGTAAGGGGCAAAATTGACTACATAAAAGTTCAAATACTTAAGAGAAGTTACTAGTATGCAATTAAATCAAAGATAGTGGTTATCTTCTTCAATGAAAAGTAGGCACATGGATAGATACATAAATCaggataccaaatcatcattatgaataaaaaattctataagtggaattaatttagaaaaatatgtAATTGAAAAACCAAATTCAGATGTACATAATACAAACCCTAGATGCTCTTGCAGTTGAGGATGATCTAGCAGTAGAACTATGCTTAGGTGCAGCAGCAGGTAATTGTTTCTCAATAGAAACCAAGGAAGCAGCATGTGGAGTTGCAGGGGGAGTTAGAAGCCtgttaataattaatataaattgaCATGTAATTAGctccaaaatttcatgaataaTGTTGATAAAAGATAGTCAACTTGTAATGCACAAAAAAGGACTGAAAAATATAATTCTAGCAACATCTATACCACAAACTGTTTTAGTGAAGATAAGTATCAAATTTAAATTCTTAAAGAAATGATTCCATATCTATCGTCATCTTCAATAATGCATATAAGGCAGTTATGACTTACCAAAGCTGAGTAACTTGCACTATTGGATGAGCAAGTAGTTAATCTATGTGATTTTAAGAATTTAAATTTGATACTTATAACCAAGACGGGACTGTGATTCTGCTTAAGCAAAAATAGAACTGTTTATGGAAGTTCAGAACTAGATAAAATAGAACTTCTTAATACTAAATGTATTAAGAAACATTGGAGTGTAGAGACATTTAGTTTCATTTAAAATCTGAGAATTTGGTACTAAGAAAAGTACAAACTAGTGTAAGATGATAAAAAGAATATAAAAGATCTTATCGCTGTAGTTGGGTATAGCAATCATGCATATTTCATTTCTAGGGAGTCAAATTCATCCTATGTTACAGTAGTAGTTTTACTTAGTAGTGTGGTCAACTCATCCGCCGAGAGGATAGCATTGTGCGCAACCACCACAAAATGACAAGTTATAATGTCCCAAATAGTTGGAGTCGCAAACATGGATCTTTTTCTATCATTGAACTTTGTGTGAAGCAATACTTAAAATTAAATCAAGAACATTTAAATCAATGTTTCTAGTAAAGTCTTCCAGGTTTCCCTCTTTGTATCCTCACACCACTTCTGACATTTTAACCTG
The window above is part of the Musa acuminata AAA Group cultivar baxijiao chromosome BXJ1-1, Cavendish_Baxijiao_AAA, whole genome shotgun sequence genome. Proteins encoded here:
- the LOC135677798 gene encoding uncharacterized protein LOC135677798 yields the protein MSHICKDSPISARSVPAASLLLRPERRNASGGQRLGDRSLLTGRIASPPIGSVLESDGQEGPESNESVGKAKINWSVMDDLLDADFGKHDYDWLLTPPATPHAASLVSIEKQLPAAAPKHSSTARSSSTARASRLSASQTENGHSARPARSSSVTHASLSSCYISDHNKTLVLNTNSISVTSIPSTPIKRPVTPSTAKTLIPVSYPLQTRSFTLVKTRSTSGPPCIKPEPSHNSRPATPTSRSQFSTSANSNSSLVAAHSISRPSTATCLPISRATTSASTVRRSPSVGRLSASNGRIPHSASSSCPSSPNRQPQVPKGSAAFSSRPVSPNPWSRAPVSSASSSRPSSPRPRAPVQPIDLPDFPIDVPPNLRTNLPERSLSASRARPGMALAVRANSNSEAVVPSSSKRKISVPFESRSKFPENTPKAPLHSNTLHSNSPEDQKPMGSEAGPRRTTKLASATESTGFGRTISKSSLAIKHMDIRQKSFGGIRGASVFPHSIQSTMSSGRTVRASKTTVPVTNGGILVENGGHKGTSGAFNGAVSCNMNTGSRSSDWENLMTRERMDDADLHGSHKYDVILMKEDLKNTSWLLGADDKSDQGSVFDHRFEPLPELFDPL